One part of the Thermithiobacillus tepidarius DSM 3134 genome encodes these proteins:
- a CDS encoding NAD-dependent epimerase/dehydratase family protein: MRVLLTGAASHLAQALLPALLANPDVESVLGLDLAPVSFAHPRFRALQANLLDADLAQHMAGMDAVVHLAFVVLGRTLGRERKNRALMREYNLRGTQRLCQAAAAAGVRRLVYSSSVAVYGAWPDNPPLIGEDWPRRPMPGFAYSEDKAAVEDWLDAFEAAAPELGIARLRIHAVVGPRAQALLNRIARTRFYVRVPGPQPLTQCIWEDDVVQAILLSLFSDARGPFNLAAPEPLSFRDIVRRHKRLCLPVPYALAEGGHRLFWQVSGAAGDPGWLAGLRHSLAVDTGRAERLLHWRPRYSVAECVDHLAGRRP, encoded by the coding sequence ATGCGCGTCCTGCTGACCGGCGCCGCTTCCCATCTGGCGCAAGCGCTGCTGCCCGCGCTGCTGGCGAACCCGGACGTCGAGTCGGTGCTCGGCCTGGACTTGGCGCCCGTGTCCTTCGCGCACCCGCGCTTTCGCGCGCTGCAGGCCAACCTGCTCGATGCCGACCTGGCCCAGCATATGGCGGGCATGGACGCGGTGGTGCATCTGGCCTTCGTGGTCCTGGGCCGGACCCTGGGGCGGGAGCGCAAGAACCGCGCGCTCATGCGCGAGTACAACCTGCGCGGCACCCAACGGCTGTGCCAGGCCGCCGCGGCAGCCGGCGTGCGCCGGCTGGTGTACAGCAGCAGCGTGGCCGTCTACGGCGCCTGGCCGGACAACCCGCCGCTCATCGGCGAGGATTGGCCGCGGCGACCCATGCCGGGCTTCGCCTACAGCGAGGACAAGGCCGCCGTGGAGGACTGGCTCGACGCCTTCGAAGCCGCCGCCCCCGAACTCGGCATCGCGCGCCTGCGCATCCACGCGGTGGTCGGCCCGCGCGCCCAGGCGTTATTGAACCGCATCGCCCGCACCCGCTTCTACGTGCGCGTCCCCGGCCCGCAGCCCCTCACCCAGTGCATCTGGGAGGACGACGTGGTGCAGGCCATCTTGCTGAGCCTCTTCAGCGACGCGCGCGGCCCCTTCAACCTGGCCGCCCCCGAGCCGCTGTCCTTTCGCGACATCGTCCGCCGCCACAAGCGCCTGTGCCTGCCGGTGCCTTATGCCCTGGCCGAAGGCGGCCACCGGCTCTTCTGGCAGGTGTCCGGCGCCGCCGGCGACCCGGGCTGGCTGGCCGGCCTGCGCCACTCGCTGGCGGTGGACACGGGCCGGGCGGAACGGCTGCTCCATTGGCGGCCGCGCTATTCCGTGGCAGAATGCGTGGATCACTTGGCCGGACGCCGGCCCTGA
- a CDS encoding diiron oxygenase, giving the protein MSAIPQARHTPLLERLNDSSRDYRDPLAEIPWDSLDRSQAWLPDELVSLYGLPVHDALSPAQRTRLSQCEYVAFAELGLWLEALFMQRISRNALQQAVHSPAAYEYQLHELREEVGHSLMFLELMRRSGIPTLTPMDQRPRAAALFARLAPYHSAAFWTTILIGEEVPDRMNRIIRQHRQLPAAVLAMTQLHMREEARHMAYARLVLKDRLPRLGRWQRQALQPLLRVILRQFLNTCFYPGPQVYAAAGLDDPAGLARAARANPARQALVQRCAEPTLVFLREHGIKL; this is encoded by the coding sequence ATGAGCGCCATACCCCAAGCCCGCCACACGCCGCTCCTCGAGCGCCTGAACGACAGCAGCCGCGACTACCGGGACCCCCTGGCGGAGATCCCGTGGGACAGCCTGGATCGCAGCCAGGCGTGGCTGCCGGACGAGCTCGTCTCCCTCTACGGCCTGCCCGTCCATGACGCGCTCAGCCCCGCGCAGCGCACCCGCCTCTCCCAGTGCGAGTACGTGGCCTTCGCCGAACTGGGGCTGTGGCTGGAAGCGCTCTTCATGCAGCGCATCAGCCGCAACGCCCTGCAGCAGGCCGTCCACTCGCCCGCCGCCTACGAGTACCAGCTGCACGAACTGCGCGAGGAAGTGGGCCACAGCCTCATGTTTCTGGAGCTGATGCGGCGCAGCGGCATTCCCACCCTGACGCCCATGGACCAGCGCCCACGCGCGGCCGCCCTCTTCGCCCGCCTCGCCCCTTATCATTCGGCAGCCTTCTGGACCACCATCCTCATCGGCGAGGAAGTGCCCGACCGCATGAACCGCATCATCCGCCAGCACCGGCAGCTGCCGGCGGCGGTGCTGGCCATGACCCAGCTGCACATGCGCGAAGAGGCGCGCCACATGGCCTACGCCCGCCTCGTCCTCAAGGATCGGCTGCCGCGCCTGGGCAGGTGGCAGCGCCAGGCCCTGCAACCGCTGCTGCGCGTCATCCTGCGCCAGTTCCTGAACACCTGCTTCTACCCCGGCCCGCAGGTCTATGCCGCCGCCGGGCTCGACGATCCCGCCGGCCTGGCCCGGGCCGCCCGCGCCAACCCCGCCCGCCAGGCCCTGGTGCAGCGTTGCGCCGAGCCGACCCTGGTTTTCCTGCGCGAGCACGGCATCAAACTCTAG
- a CDS encoding LLM class flavin-dependent oxidoreductase, protein MKPDISMQIDLFYELAVPAPSGRSEAQVYHETLEEMSLADELGFGGVWLVEHHFMPEYSHSSAPEAFLAAASQRTRRLRLGHGVVVLPYNHPVRVAERVAALDILSHGRVELGVGRGFSPQEYAVFGARMADSRDLVQESLDLIRQALSQEMLRHRGRFYEAWDVQVLPKPLQRPHPPIWTAAVSPDTYTWAAQQGIGTMAGPFKPWFLIKQDLAAYRRAWRDIHGDAPPAPGQNSRFAMTIGVLCLEDGDEARRLAQEHFTWYYTRLLAQTRPVLEKFQESYGFYKKLGYLQPLLKRAINVPLLESMGMIVVGDPAECADKLERYRRAGVDNLICAVGAGGLPTEKVRESMRLMARHILPRFQPA, encoded by the coding sequence TTGAAACCAGACATATCCATGCAGATCGACCTCTTTTACGAGCTCGCCGTGCCCGCGCCGTCCGGACGCAGCGAAGCCCAAGTCTACCACGAGACGCTGGAGGAGATGAGCCTGGCCGACGAGCTCGGCTTCGGCGGCGTGTGGCTGGTGGAGCACCACTTCATGCCCGAATACTCCCACTCCAGCGCGCCGGAGGCCTTCCTGGCCGCCGCCAGCCAGCGCACCCGGCGCCTGCGCCTGGGCCATGGCGTGGTGGTGCTGCCCTACAATCACCCGGTGCGGGTGGCCGAGCGGGTGGCGGCGCTGGACATCCTGTCCCACGGCCGGGTGGAACTCGGCGTCGGCCGCGGCTTCTCCCCCCAGGAGTACGCCGTCTTCGGTGCCCGCATGGCCGACAGCCGCGATCTGGTGCAGGAATCCCTCGACCTCATCCGCCAGGCCCTGAGCCAGGAGATGCTGCGCCACCGGGGCCGCTTCTACGAGGCCTGGGACGTGCAGGTCCTGCCCAAGCCCCTGCAACGTCCGCATCCGCCCATCTGGACCGCGGCGGTCAGCCCCGACACCTACACCTGGGCGGCGCAGCAGGGCATCGGCACCATGGCCGGCCCCTTCAAGCCCTGGTTTCTCATCAAGCAGGACCTGGCCGCCTACCGCCGCGCCTGGCGCGACATCCACGGCGATGCGCCGCCGGCGCCGGGACAGAACAGCCGCTTCGCCATGACCATCGGCGTGCTGTGCCTGGAGGACGGCGACGAGGCCCGCCGCCTGGCCCAGGAGCACTTCACTTGGTACTACACGCGCCTGCTGGCCCAGACCCGGCCGGTGCTGGAGAAATTCCAGGAGAGCTACGGCTTCTACAAGAAGCTCGGCTATTTGCAGCCCCTGCTCAAGCGCGCCATCAACGTCCCGCTGCTGGAAAGCATGGGCATGATCGTGGTGGGCGATCCGGCGGAATGCGCGGACAAGCTGGAACGCTACCGGCGCGCCGGCGTGGACAACCTGATCTGCGCGGTGGGCGCCGGCGGGTTGCCGACGGAGAAGGTGCGCGAGTCCATGCGTCTCATGGCCCGCCACATCCTGCCCCGCTTCCAGCCGGCTTAG